One genomic segment of Mycolicibacterium psychrotolerans includes these proteins:
- a CDS encoding crotonase/enoyl-CoA hydratase family protein produces the protein MSEPQKQPDCLVEQRGHTLIVTMNRPEARNALSGEMLSIMVESWDRVDDDPEIRTCILTGAGGYFCAGMDLKAASAKPPGDSFKDGSYDPSRIDGLLKGRRLKKPLIAAVEGPAIAGGTEILQGTDIRVAGESAKFGISEAKWSLYPMGGSAVRLVRQIPYTIACDLLLTGRHITAAEALSYGLIGYVVPDGSALDKALEIAEVINNNGPLAVQAILKTIRETEGMHEEEAFKPDTANGIPVFLSEDAKEGPRAFKEKRAPNFQMK, from the coding sequence GTGAGCGAACCCCAGAAGCAGCCCGATTGCCTCGTTGAGCAGCGCGGACACACGCTGATCGTGACGATGAACCGGCCCGAGGCGCGTAACGCGCTCTCCGGCGAGATGCTCTCGATCATGGTCGAGTCCTGGGACCGCGTCGACGACGATCCGGAGATCCGAACCTGCATCCTGACCGGCGCGGGCGGCTACTTCTGCGCGGGCATGGATCTGAAGGCCGCGTCGGCCAAGCCACCGGGTGATTCGTTCAAGGACGGCAGCTACGACCCGTCCCGCATCGACGGCCTGCTCAAGGGCCGGCGGCTGAAGAAGCCGCTGATCGCCGCGGTCGAAGGGCCGGCGATCGCCGGTGGCACCGAGATCCTGCAGGGCACCGACATCCGGGTGGCCGGGGAGAGCGCGAAGTTCGGCATCTCCGAGGCGAAGTGGAGCCTGTACCCCATGGGCGGGTCAGCGGTGCGGTTGGTACGCCAGATTCCCTACACGATCGCGTGTGATCTGCTGCTGACCGGCCGCCACATCACCGCGGCCGAGGCGCTGTCCTACGGCTTGATCGGGTACGTGGTGCCCGATGGCAGCGCGCTGGACAAGGCGCTCGAGATCGCCGAGGTGATCAACAACAACGGGCCGCTGGCGGTGCAGGCGATCCTGAAGACCATCCGCGAGACCGAGGGCATGCACGAGGAAGAGGCGTTCAAGCCCGACACCGCCAACGGCATCCCGGTGTTCCTGTCCGAGGACGCGAAGGAGGGTCCGCGGGCATTCAAGGAGAAGCGCGCCCCGAACTTCCAGATGAAATGA
- a CDS encoding acyl-CoA synthetase has protein sequence MALNIADLAEHAIDAVPDRVALISGDEKLTYAELEERSNRLAHYLLDHGVKKDDKVGLYCRNRIEIVIAMLGIVKAGAILVNVNFRYVEGELKYLFDNSDMVALVHERRYADRVANVLPETPNVKTILVVEDGTDEDFQRYGGVEFYAALEQGSPERDFGPRSEDDIYLLYTGGTTGFPKGVMWRHEDIYRVLFGGTDFATGEPIADEFGLAKQAAENGPMVRYPIPPMIHGATQSATWMALFSGQTTVLVPEFDADAVWRTIHEHKVNLLFFTGDAMARPLLDALLAHQDAGNEYDLSSLFLLASTAALFSTSIKEKFLELLPNRIITDSIGSSETGFGGTSVVAKGESHTGGPRVTIDKNTVVLDEDGNEVEPGSGKRGIIAKRGHIPVGYFKDDEKTRQTFRVINGVRYAIPGDYAEVEADGTVTMLGRGSVSINSGGEKIYPEEVEAALKGHPDVFDALVVGVPDPRFGQHVAAVVHCREGTRPTLADLDAFVRSEIAGYKVPRSLWLVDEVKRSPAGKPDYRWAKDVTEQRPADEVHEKHAVNS, from the coding sequence GTGGCCCTGAACATCGCCGATCTCGCCGAGCACGCCATCGACGCCGTGCCTGACCGCGTCGCCCTCATCTCGGGCGACGAGAAGCTGACCTACGCCGAGCTCGAGGAGAGGTCGAACCGGCTGGCGCACTACCTGCTCGACCACGGCGTCAAGAAGGACGACAAGGTCGGGCTGTACTGCCGCAACCGCATCGAGATCGTCATCGCGATGCTCGGCATCGTCAAGGCCGGCGCGATCCTGGTCAACGTCAACTTCCGGTACGTCGAGGGCGAACTCAAGTACCTCTTCGACAACTCCGACATGGTCGCGCTCGTGCACGAGCGCCGCTACGCCGACCGGGTGGCCAACGTCCTGCCCGAGACCCCGAACGTCAAGACCATCCTCGTCGTGGAAGACGGAACCGACGAGGACTTCCAGCGGTACGGCGGCGTCGAGTTCTACGCCGCGCTGGAGCAGGGCTCCCCGGAGCGGGACTTCGGCCCGCGCAGCGAGGACGACATCTACCTGCTCTACACCGGCGGCACCACCGGATTCCCCAAGGGTGTGATGTGGCGCCACGAGGACATCTACCGAGTCCTGTTCGGCGGCACCGACTTCGCGACCGGTGAGCCGATCGCCGACGAGTTCGGCCTGGCCAAGCAGGCGGCCGAGAACGGGCCGATGGTCCGCTACCCGATCCCGCCGATGATCCACGGCGCCACGCAGTCGGCCACCTGGATGGCGCTGTTCTCCGGCCAGACCACCGTGCTGGTACCGGAATTCGACGCCGACGCGGTGTGGCGCACCATCCACGAGCACAAGGTGAACCTGCTGTTCTTCACCGGCGACGCGATGGCGCGGCCGCTGCTCGACGCGCTGCTCGCTCACCAGGACGCGGGCAACGAGTACGACCTGTCGAGCCTGTTCCTGCTCGCCAGCACCGCGGCGCTGTTCTCCACCAGCATCAAGGAGAAGTTCCTCGAGCTGCTGCCCAACCGCATCATCACCGACTCGATCGGCTCCTCGGAGACGGGTTTCGGCGGCACCAGCGTGGTGGCCAAGGGTGAGTCGCACACCGGTGGGCCGCGGGTGACCATCGACAAGAACACCGTCGTGCTCGACGAGGATGGCAACGAGGTCGAGCCGGGATCGGGCAAGCGCGGCATCATCGCCAAGCGCGGTCACATCCCGGTCGGCTACTTCAAGGACGACGAAAAAACCCGGCAGACATTCCGTGTGATCAACGGCGTGCGCTACGCGATCCCCGGCGACTACGCCGAGGTGGAGGCCGACGGCACCGTGACGATGCTGGGCCGCGGCTCGGTGTCGATCAACAGCGGCGGCGAGAAGATCTACCCCGAGGAGGTGGAGGCTGCGCTCAAGGGCCACCCCGACGTGTTCGACGCGCTGGTCGTCGGCGTCCCCGACCCTCGGTTCGGTCAGCACGTGGCCGCAGTGGTCCATTGCCGCGAGGGCACCCGCCCGACGCTGGCCGACCTGGACGCGTTCGTGCGCAGCGAGATCGCGGGCTACAAGGTGCCGCGCAGCCTGTGGCTGGTCGACGAGGTGAAGCGCTCGCCCGCAGGCAAACCCGACTACCGGTGGGCCAAGGACGTGACCGAACAGCGTCCCGCCGACGAGGTCCACGAGAAGCATGCGGTGAACTCATGA
- a CDS encoding NAD(P)H-dependent flavin oxidoreductase — MRTELCDRFGIDYPIFVFTPSEKVAAAVSKAGGLGVLGCVRFNDADDLENVLQWMDANTDGKPYGVDIVMPAKVPTEGTSVDINKLIPAEHREFVDKTLADLGVPPLPADEERSEGVLGWLHSVARSHVEVALKHPIKLIANALGSPPKDVIDQVHEAGVPIAALAGSAKHALRHAENGVDIVVAQGHEAGGHTGEIGSMVLWPEIVDALDGRTPVLAAGGIGTGRQVAAALALGAQGVWMGSAFLTSAEYDLGVRLESGRSVIQEAMLSATSADTVRRRIYTGKPARLLKSRWTDAWDADAAPEPLPMPLQNILVSEAHQRMSESSDPTAVAMPVGQIVGRMNEIRPVADIIAELVSGFEEATRRLDGIREG, encoded by the coding sequence GTGAGAACCGAACTGTGCGATCGCTTCGGCATCGACTACCCGATCTTCGTCTTCACGCCGTCGGAGAAGGTGGCCGCGGCGGTCAGCAAGGCCGGCGGCCTGGGTGTGCTGGGCTGTGTGCGGTTCAACGACGCCGATGATCTCGAGAACGTCCTGCAGTGGATGGACGCCAACACCGACGGCAAGCCGTACGGCGTCGACATCGTGATGCCGGCGAAGGTGCCCACCGAGGGCACGTCCGTCGACATCAACAAGCTCATCCCCGCCGAGCACCGCGAGTTCGTCGACAAGACGCTCGCCGACCTCGGCGTTCCGCCCCTGCCTGCTGACGAGGAACGCTCCGAAGGCGTTCTGGGATGGCTGCATTCGGTGGCACGCAGCCATGTCGAGGTGGCCCTCAAGCACCCCATCAAGCTGATCGCCAACGCGCTGGGCTCACCGCCCAAGGACGTCATCGACCAGGTTCACGAGGCCGGGGTGCCGATCGCGGCGCTGGCCGGCTCCGCCAAACACGCGCTGCGCCATGCCGAGAACGGCGTCGACATCGTCGTCGCCCAAGGCCACGAGGCCGGCGGGCACACCGGTGAGATCGGCTCCATGGTGCTCTGGCCCGAGATCGTCGATGCCCTCGATGGCAGGACGCCGGTGCTCGCGGCCGGCGGCATCGGCACCGGCCGGCAGGTGGCCGCCGCGCTGGCCCTTGGCGCACAAGGCGTCTGGATGGGTTCGGCGTTCCTCACCTCGGCCGAGTACGACCTCGGGGTGCGCCTGGAGTCGGGCCGCTCGGTGATCCAGGAGGCCATGCTCAGCGCCACCTCGGCCGACACGGTGCGGCGACGCATCTACACCGGCAAGCCGGCGCGGCTGCTCAAGAGCCGCTGGACCGACGCGTGGGACGCCGACGCCGCACCCGAACCGCTCCCGATGCCGCTGCAGAACATCCTGGTCAGCGAGGCCCACCAGCGGATGAGCGAATCCTCCGATCCCACCGCGGTCGCGATGCCGGTCGGGCAGATCGTCGGCCGGATGAACGAGATCCGTCCCGTCGCCGACATCATCGCCGAACTGGTGTCCGGTTTCGAGGAGGCCACGCGGCGACTGGACGGCATCCGCGAGGGCTGA
- a CDS encoding amidohydrolase family protein, producing the protein MTIDVWMQHPTQRFLDNDMLASLRRWTGDAMPAQDLPIDLTIASMDAAGVGFGLLSAWRGPNGLDLVSNDEVATWVRSHPDRLAGLATVDLDRPMAAVRELRRRVRDDGFVGLRVVPWLWRLPPTDRHYYPLFAECVELGVPFCTQVGHTGPLRPSETGRPIPYIDEVALDFPELVIVCGHVGYPWTEEMVAVARKHQNVHIDTSAYTTKRLPPELTAFMKTRTGQRKVLFGSNYPMIGHTHALDGLDDLGLSDAARHDYLHGNAERVFTRLGQVRS; encoded by the coding sequence ATGACGATCGACGTCTGGATGCAGCACCCGACCCAGCGTTTCCTCGACAACGACATGCTGGCGTCGCTGCGCCGCTGGACCGGTGACGCCATGCCCGCGCAGGACCTGCCGATCGACCTCACGATCGCCTCGATGGACGCCGCTGGGGTCGGGTTCGGGCTGCTCAGCGCCTGGCGCGGACCCAACGGTCTCGACCTGGTCTCCAACGACGAGGTGGCCACCTGGGTACGCTCCCACCCGGACCGGCTCGCCGGCCTGGCCACCGTCGACCTCGACCGGCCGATGGCGGCCGTGCGCGAGCTGCGCCGACGGGTGCGCGACGACGGGTTCGTCGGTCTGCGGGTGGTGCCCTGGCTGTGGCGGCTGCCGCCGACCGACCGGCACTACTATCCGCTCTTCGCCGAATGCGTGGAACTCGGCGTGCCGTTCTGCACCCAGGTCGGGCACACCGGGCCGCTGCGGCCGTCGGAGACCGGGCGGCCGATCCCGTACATCGACGAGGTCGCGCTGGACTTCCCCGAGCTGGTGATCGTCTGCGGCCATGTCGGTTACCCGTGGACCGAGGAGATGGTCGCGGTCGCCCGCAAGCACCAGAACGTCCACATCGACACCTCCGCGTACACGACCAAGCGGCTGCCGCCGGAGTTGACCGCGTTCATGAAGACCCGGACGGGCCAGCGAAAAGTGTTGTTCGGCAGCAACTATCCGATGATCGGCCACACCCACGCCCTGGACGGCCTCGACGATCTGGGTCTGTCCGACGCCGCGCGGCACGACTATCTGCACGGCAACGCCGAACGCGTGTTCACCCGACTCGGGCAGGTTCGATCATGA
- a CDS encoding acetolactate synthase large subunit — MNGARALLDTLVGNGVNVCFANPGTSEMHFVAALDTVGGMRGVLTLFEGVATGAADGYARIAGTPAAVLLHLGPGLGNGLANLHNARRAHTPMVVVVGDHATYHKKFDAPLESDIDAVAGSVSGWVHRTKRPGDVAADTVAALDAARRGVVSTLILPADVSWSDGATSAEREATVTFGGGRDDGFTLDDGAVRAAASALRSGERTVLLVGGDATRAPGLAAAVRIGEATGATVLCETFPARLERGAGVPAIERLAYFAEAAAEQLAGAQHLVLAGATSPVSFFAYPGKPSDLVPDGCAVHMLASHRGAAAALEHLADELAPGSTATVASLARPDLPTGDLTAFAAAAVIGVLLPEGAIVVDESNTAGVGVAAATAGAPAHDVLTLTGGAIGYGIPAAVGAAIAAPDRPVVSLQADGSALYTISALWTQARENLDVTTVIFDNGAYDILRIELQRVGATDGHTPGPKAQELLDLGSPAMDFVRIGEGLGVPGRRVRTAEELAAALADAFAEPGPHLIDAVVPSLLS; from the coding sequence ATGAACGGCGCCCGCGCGCTGCTCGACACCCTCGTCGGCAACGGCGTGAACGTCTGCTTCGCCAACCCCGGCACCTCGGAGATGCATTTCGTCGCCGCGCTGGACACCGTCGGCGGTATGCGCGGCGTGCTGACGCTGTTCGAGGGCGTCGCCACCGGAGCCGCCGACGGGTACGCCCGCATCGCCGGCACGCCCGCCGCGGTCCTGCTGCACCTGGGCCCCGGTCTGGGCAACGGGCTGGCCAACCTGCACAACGCGCGCCGGGCGCACACCCCGATGGTCGTCGTGGTCGGCGATCACGCCACCTATCACAAGAAGTTCGACGCCCCACTGGAATCCGACATCGACGCGGTCGCGGGCTCCGTGTCGGGCTGGGTGCACCGCACGAAGCGGCCGGGCGACGTCGCGGCCGACACCGTAGCCGCGCTCGACGCCGCCCGCCGCGGCGTGGTGTCGACGCTGATTCTGCCTGCCGACGTGTCGTGGAGCGACGGGGCCACCTCCGCCGAGCGTGAAGCTACCGTCACGTTCGGCGGCGGGCGTGACGATGGCTTCACACTCGATGACGGCGCGGTGCGCGCCGCCGCGTCGGCGCTGCGCTCCGGGGAACGCACCGTGCTGCTCGTCGGCGGTGACGCCACCCGCGCACCGGGACTGGCGGCCGCCGTCCGCATCGGCGAGGCCACCGGAGCGACCGTGCTCTGCGAGACGTTCCCGGCCCGGCTCGAGCGCGGCGCGGGTGTCCCTGCGATCGAGCGGCTCGCGTACTTCGCCGAAGCGGCCGCCGAACAACTGGCCGGAGCGCAGCACCTGGTACTGGCCGGCGCGACGTCCCCGGTGTCGTTCTTCGCCTACCCCGGCAAGCCGAGCGATCTGGTGCCCGACGGCTGCGCGGTGCACATGCTCGCGTCGCATCGCGGTGCGGCCGCGGCGCTGGAGCACCTGGCCGACGAGCTGGCGCCGGGCAGCACCGCGACAGTGGCGTCGTTGGCACGGCCCGATCTGCCGACCGGCGACCTGACCGCGTTCGCGGCGGCCGCCGTGATCGGCGTGCTGCTGCCCGAGGGGGCGATCGTCGTCGACGAATCCAACACCGCTGGTGTGGGCGTCGCTGCGGCGACCGCCGGCGCGCCGGCCCATGACGTGCTGACGCTGACCGGAGGCGCCATCGGCTACGGCATCCCGGCCGCGGTCGGCGCGGCGATCGCGGCACCGGACCGTCCGGTGGTGTCGCTGCAGGCCGACGGCTCCGCGCTGTACACGATCTCGGCGCTGTGGACGCAGGCCCGGGAGAACCTCGACGTGACGACGGTGATCTTCGACAACGGCGCCTACGACATCTTGCGCATCGAGCTGCAGCGGGTCGGCGCGACGGACGGCCACACACCCGGACCGAAGGCGCAGGAACTACTCGATCTGGGCAGCCCCGCAATGGATTTCGTGCGGATCGGCGAGGGCCTCGGCGTGCCCGGCCGCCGGGTCCGCACCGCCGAGGAGCTGGCCGCCGCACTGGCCGACGCGTTCGCCGAGCCGGGTCCGCACCTGATCGACGCGGTCGTGCCGTCGCTGCTGTCCTGA
- a CDS encoding LpqN/LpqT family lipoprotein, with protein MTRTAVVRFATVAVAAVVVSACGSPTEGDPSSSAPTGPVSSTPPAAAAEPNTAPSRPRTIRDYITANGLQETVIHRGDAGAPSVDLPSMDGWEDAGSLTPEWAYSAVVYRGPRPEEYTPNIVVLMSKLTGAVDPQALIDTAPGELPALAGWTPIGAPGPGGRDDYLSYQLGGTWVKDGVTKVVAQTTVVVPTDEGVYVVQFNADAAQSEFDIAEAGLTTVSEQAIILP; from the coding sequence ATGACCCGCACCGCCGTCGTCCGGTTCGCCACGGTGGCCGTGGCCGCGGTCGTCGTGTCCGCGTGCGGCTCGCCCACCGAGGGTGATCCGTCGTCGTCGGCGCCGACGGGTCCCGTCTCCTCCACGCCGCCTGCTGCCGCAGCCGAGCCGAACACGGCTCCTTCGCGCCCCCGGACGATTCGCGACTACATCACTGCCAACGGCCTGCAGGAGACCGTGATCCACCGTGGCGACGCGGGCGCTCCGTCCGTCGACCTGCCGTCGATGGACGGCTGGGAGGACGCGGGTTCCCTCACTCCGGAGTGGGCCTATTCCGCCGTCGTCTACCGGGGGCCCCGGCCCGAGGAGTACACACCGAACATCGTGGTGCTGATGTCGAAGCTGACCGGCGCCGTCGACCCGCAGGCGCTGATCGACACGGCTCCCGGCGAGCTCCCGGCCCTCGCCGGCTGGACGCCGATCGGGGCGCCGGGTCCTGGGGGGCGCGACGACTACCTCAGCTATCAGCTCGGCGGCACGTGGGTGAAGGACGGCGTCACCAAGGTCGTGGCACAGACGACGGTGGTGGTCCCCACCGACGAGGGCGTCTATGTGGTGCAGTTCAATGCTGACGCAGCGCAGAGCGAGTTCGACATCGCCGAGGCGGGTCTGACCACCGTGTCCGAGCAGGCCATCATCCTGCCCTGA
- a CDS encoding Rieske 2Fe-2S domain-containing protein, producing the protein MTEHIREIDTGAAITRYARGWHCLGLAETFRDGKPHSVNAFGTMLVVFADSTGALKVLDGYCRHMGGNLGQGTVKGDDIACPFHDWRWRGDGRCSLVPYAKRTPRMARTRAWLTTEVNGQLLVWHDPEGSTPPAELTPPMIEGYDEGRWSPWQWSSILIEGAHCREIVDNNVDMAHFFYIHHAYPTYFKNVIEGHTASQYMESKPRPDYTADPEKLWEGTHLRSEATYFGPAYMINWLHNDLAPGFTVEVALINCHYPVTHHSFMLQWGVAVAEMPGLPADKAAKLAAAMNRTFGEGFLQDVEIWKNKTRIDNPLLTEEDGPVYQHRRWYQQFYVDAADVTADMTDRFEQEVDTTHAFDLWQQEVEQNLARLAAERAAPTDTANK; encoded by the coding sequence ATGACCGAGCACATCCGTGAGATCGACACCGGAGCGGCGATCACACGCTACGCCCGCGGCTGGCACTGCCTCGGTCTGGCCGAGACGTTCCGGGACGGAAAACCGCACAGCGTCAATGCTTTCGGCACCATGCTGGTGGTGTTCGCCGATTCCACCGGAGCCCTCAAGGTCCTCGACGGGTACTGCCGCCACATGGGGGGCAACCTCGGCCAGGGCACTGTCAAGGGCGACGACATCGCGTGCCCTTTCCACGACTGGCGATGGCGTGGCGACGGACGATGCTCACTCGTCCCGTACGCCAAGCGGACTCCGCGGATGGCGCGCACCAGGGCATGGCTCACCACCGAGGTGAACGGCCAGCTGCTGGTCTGGCACGACCCGGAAGGTTCCACGCCGCCGGCCGAGCTCACCCCGCCGATGATCGAGGGCTACGACGAGGGCCGCTGGTCGCCTTGGCAATGGAGTTCGATCCTCATCGAGGGCGCGCACTGCCGCGAGATCGTCGACAACAACGTCGACATGGCGCACTTCTTCTACATCCACCACGCGTATCCGACCTACTTCAAGAACGTGATCGAAGGGCACACCGCCAGCCAGTACATGGAGTCCAAGCCGCGGCCGGACTACACGGCCGACCCCGAGAAGCTTTGGGAGGGGACCCATCTGAGGTCGGAGGCCACATACTTCGGGCCTGCCTACATGATCAACTGGCTGCACAACGACCTGGCACCCGGGTTCACCGTCGAGGTGGCGCTGATCAACTGCCACTACCCGGTGACGCACCACTCCTTCATGCTGCAGTGGGGCGTGGCCGTCGCCGAGATGCCCGGACTGCCCGCCGACAAGGCCGCCAAGCTCGCGGCGGCGATGAACCGGACGTTCGGCGAGGGCTTCCTCCAGGACGTCGAGATCTGGAAGAACAAGACCCGCATCGACAACCCGTTGCTGACCGAGGAGGACGGCCCGGTGTACCAGCACCGGCGCTGGTATCAGCAGTTCTACGTCGACGCCGCGGACGTCACGGCCGACATGACCGACCGCTTCGAGCAGGAGGTCGACACCACCCACGCCTTCGATCTCTGGCAGCAGGAGGTGGAACAGAACCTGGCGCGCCTCGCCGCGGAAAGAGCGGCGCCGACCGACACAGCAAACAAGTAG
- a CDS encoding FAD-binding protein: MRDRDWDEETDVLVAGSGAGGVTGAYTAAGEGLDVLLVEASDRFGGTTAYSGGGGMWFPCNPVLQRAGVDDTLDDALEYYNAVVGDRTPASLREAYVRGGAPLIAYLEADEQLKFSLLPWPDYFGSAPKARDDGMRHIAAKPLRTAAAPDLVELIRGPLDTDRLGRPQPEDYFVGGRALIARFLIALRRHPNAATRLNTALTQLVVEDGAVVGAVVTTDEGSRAIRTRRGVLLATGGFEHNDEMRSRYGVPGRSSDTMGPPSNRGLAHLAGIAAGADTDLMDQAWWSPGLTHPDGTSAFALWFTGGIFVDDHGRRFVNESAAYDRLGRAVLAAMADGAVTPPYWMVYDDREGVVPPVKAPNVSMVETERYVSAGLWRTADTLADLAAAIGVPARNLEDTVARFNEFARSGVDEDFGRGGEAYDRAFSGGASPLVPIERPPFHAAAFGVSDLGTKGGLRTDAAARVLDTAGAVIPGLYAAGNTMAAPSGTAYPGGGNPIGTSMVFSHLAVLDMTGRAQI, translated from the coding sequence ATGCGTGACCGTGATTGGGACGAGGAGACCGACGTGCTGGTCGCCGGGTCGGGGGCGGGCGGGGTCACCGGCGCCTACACCGCGGCAGGCGAGGGCCTCGACGTCCTTCTGGTCGAGGCGTCGGACAGGTTCGGGGGCACCACCGCCTACTCCGGCGGCGGCGGGATGTGGTTCCCGTGCAACCCCGTGCTGCAGCGCGCCGGCGTCGACGACACCCTCGACGACGCGCTGGAGTACTACAACGCCGTCGTCGGCGACCGCACGCCCGCATCGCTGCGGGAGGCCTACGTGCGCGGCGGCGCACCGCTGATCGCCTATCTCGAAGCCGATGAGCAACTGAAGTTCTCGCTGCTGCCCTGGCCGGACTACTTCGGTTCCGCCCCGAAGGCGCGCGACGACGGTATGCGGCACATCGCGGCCAAGCCGCTGCGGACCGCCGCCGCACCGGATCTGGTCGAACTCATCCGCGGCCCGCTCGACACCGACCGGCTCGGCCGTCCGCAGCCCGAGGACTACTTCGTGGGCGGGCGTGCGCTGATCGCCCGCTTCCTGATCGCGCTGCGCCGTCACCCCAACGCCGCCACGCGGCTGAACACCGCGCTGACCCAGCTCGTCGTCGAGGACGGCGCCGTGGTCGGCGCGGTCGTGACGACCGACGAGGGCAGCCGCGCCATCCGGACCCGCCGCGGCGTGCTGCTCGCCACCGGCGGATTCGAGCACAACGACGAGATGCGATCCCGTTACGGCGTGCCCGGCCGATCCAGCGACACCATGGGGCCGCCATCGAATCGGGGGCTGGCGCATCTGGCCGGTATCGCCGCAGGCGCCGATACCGACCTGATGGACCAGGCCTGGTGGTCGCCGGGACTCACCCATCCCGACGGCACATCGGCCTTCGCCCTGTGGTTCACCGGCGGCATCTTCGTCGACGACCACGGCCGGCGGTTCGTCAACGAGTCAGCGGCCTACGACCGGCTGGGCCGGGCGGTGCTGGCGGCGATGGCCGACGGTGCGGTGACACCGCCCTACTGGATGGTCTACGACGATCGCGAAGGCGTCGTGCCGCCGGTGAAGGCGCCGAACGTGTCCATGGTGGAGACCGAGCGCTACGTGTCGGCCGGATTGTGGCGCACGGCAGACACTCTCGCCGACCTGGCTGCCGCGATCGGCGTCCCCGCGCGGAACCTGGAGGACACCGTGGCCCGCTTCAACGAGTTCGCGCGCAGCGGAGTCGACGAGGACTTCGGCCGCGGCGGTGAAGCCTACGACCGCGCGTTCTCCGGCGGCGCGTCACCGCTGGTCCCGATCGAACGACCACCGTTCCACGCCGCCGCGTTCGGCGTGTCCGATCTGGGCACCAAGGGCGGCCTGCGCACCGACGCCGCCGCGCGGGTCCTCGACACCGCGGGCGCGGTGATCCCCGGCCTGTACGCGGCGGGCAACACGATGGCCGCCCCCAGCGGCACCGCCTACCCCGGCGGAGGCAACCCCATCGGCACCAGCATGGTTTTCAGCCACCTGGCCGTGCTGGACATGACAGGAAGGGCCCAGATATGA